TCCTCACAATTGCTCTACAGCTCAGAGCAGCAACTGCTGAGGCTGCCTTGGGAAGAAGATGATCCTAAACAAAGCTCTGCTGCTGGGGGCCCTCGCCCTGACTGCCGTGATGAGCCCCTGTGGAGGTGAAGACATTGTGGGTGAGTGCATGAGTGAGGAATGTtctctggagctgaaaaacagcaaattaaaggaaaagaaagagtgcAATTTGCTAAGAAATAGTAGAAATTTCCCAAGGGTCTTTTcaatattaagaaattttaaaattatggcagTTCCTCCTTTAGGAAACCAGAGCTCCAACCGACTCTCTTTGCTACCTGTGCTATTGGAGTTTACCAAGGACGTTGTTCTGTTTATATTATATCCAGAGACTATAGCCTGGAGGTCTGTGTGGCATTCCATCATGATTGCCTCAAAGACTAGGGATGTTTCCATGAATGgagtatttttttgttattaaaaatttctGAACTGTTACTCCCAAATTTCTCTGAACAACTTTTGAAGCTTTTCATATGCCTCCTATAGCATATGTTGGGGTAGATAGTTCCATGAAGTATGTACACTCTATagatataaagaaagaggttcttttctttctctcagacttacatttccacatgggAATTGGCACAGGTGGGGAGTAGGTGAAAGAGCCCAGCAGGCTGAATGCCTTCAACAATCATTTTACCACGTGGTAAATGTGGTACTTACTCTCTGCTACCTCATATATGTCACCTCGCTTATGATCAAATAAAATGGGCATGTAGATATGCTTTATGAATAGTAAAAACATGAATGTCaactttttttaacttattcCTATTACAGGTATAACTTCgtattttttctttagcaaagtaaggaatatattttaaaactgagaaCTTTATGATAAAATGCTtggtaaattaaattattttattctcaaattGTCAACCCAAATTACTTGTTCTTCACCTTATCTAATGAAGtcttataaagagaaaaatgggcAGGCACAGATTATTTGGTCCCTTAGTCCCCTCTGCCTTTGTCGTCCATCTCTTTCCACCTCTCTTCATGcatccctttctccctcttccctttcaGGATCCATCTCTGACTCCCTGCTCCTTTACAGACATGGGCAGTGGGTTTGTAAAACAAAAGTTGGAAAGTCAAATAGTTAAAAGGGGAAGTGAACTGGAAGCTACTCGAAACTTCCACAACCTTATTAACCATAGCTGCTCCCATTCTGATTTTGTTTGGCAGTGGAAGTTTCACCTGCTTCTCCAGagcacttggcttttttttttcaaatctcctTTCTTCAACCTCACACCAGAGTGCCCCGGTCAGGCTCGACTTATCCATTAGGAACAGTGTGGGCAGTGAAGGAGACTCTCCAAACTGTAAAGCTACAAGAGAACGTTTTAACTCgttttaaaattagaagaaaaatgaagttttacagtctatgaaaatgttttaacttttttttttttttgacggagtctcgctctgtcgcccaggctgtagtgcagtggcgcgatctcggctcactgcaagctccgcctcccgggttcacgccattctcctgcctcagcctcccgagtagctgggactacaggcgcccgccaccgcgcacggctaattttttgtatttttagtagggacggggtttcaccgtgtgagccagaatggtctcgatctcctgacctcatgatccgcccgtctcaacctcccaaagtgctgggatttgtacaggcgtgatccaccgcgtCCGGCCTTAACTTTTAATGTAGCCTGGATTGTATTTGTCTTTATACCAATACAATCAGAAGCTGTAATTTTCCGTATTTTTATGGAGGAAGGCGCCCACAAAAGCAACAGTGCTCGGGGCTCACAAGTCAGAATTCAGCCCTGGGCATCCCTGATCCTGGGCTTTGCGTGGTTCTGCTACCTGGGTGCCTGTCAGTCTTCCCCAAAATCTATGTAATTGTCAAAAATTGCAATTGTCATTCAATACACATGTTTGAGCACACAATGAGCTAACTTTTGggaattcaaagataaaaaatcATGCTGTCTGCCTTGCAGAGGGTGCACAAACCAGTGATGGAAACAGTATGGGGCACAGGAAAGCAGAAGGCCCTGCTGAGCAGGACAGTGGCCCAGCAGaggctgaaactataaaaatgactTGGTTCCAGCTGGGCCAGTAGAGTGATGTCCTCCAGCAACACTCAGCACCCAGGACAAGTACCAGATGAAAAGAAGGATTGCATGTATTCCACATATATTCATGTTTGAACAAGGAGTCAAAGTTTATTGTAAGGATAAGGAGTCTTTGTTGGTGGCCTGTTAAGTAACCAACCAGGGCAGTCATGCTGGGTAGGGAAGAAGGTGAGCTGGAGGAGGAACAGACAAACTTGGAGAGCCAGACATTGAGATTCCATTGAGGCGTTGGAGGTCACAACGCGGTCAAAAACATGTTGAGAGCACTTAGCTGCAAAGTTGTTAACTAAGTAGAAACCTCAAGgatgaattttaggatttctcCAGGAAATCCTAAAAGATAACTTCTTTCAGGGAGAAAAAACAGACCCTTGCAAAGACATGAAAGGAAGTGTAGTTTGGTTTGATTGGCAGATAGTTGTGAAGAATGTCGGACTGTAAGGCTGTCGATATCCTCCTCACAGAACTCCCCAAAGTACATTGTATTTGCTCCCTTACCGACCTGATTCTCCCACTATTCAGTTCATTCCTTGATGCTGTTTTAAGCAACCCCTGCTCTGTCTGACACTTTTGGATGCTCAGtaaatgaggaaggaaggaaggaaagataaaatgGTAAAGGGCTCACACATGTCTTAACAAAAATGTCCAGTTCGGCTCATTTGGCTATACTTCATGGCTGCTGCTCTGCCCTTGCATCCTCGGATAAGCTCACTGCCCATTAGAGGAAAAAGGGTTTAATTTACCTGAGTCCTCGAGTGAATGTAATTGTTGAATCAGAACACTATAGACATTTAGTAACCtccttcagaggaaaaaaaaaaaagtgggggcaatgacagaaattaaaaaaCCAGTCGAGCTTCCACTTTTCATTTCAGAAGAAATCAGGTGCTCTCCTCTAAGGACCACTACTATTAACAAAACAGAGACCTTAGAAGAATTGTTTATTTGTTATAAATGTATAATGTTGCTATTCTTGTAATAGTCTTTCTCGTACCCTATAATTGTTAGAAGAAATTCTTTTAAGTTAATACGTTCCTACATGCttttctttggtttaaaaaaaaaagaataaaggaaactcTGTGTAGAAAGTGTCCTGTTCTGATCTAGTCCTGACAGGAAACGAAGTATAATCAACTTGTTATTAACTGAGAGAGAAAACTTAGGAAGCAGAGGGAAATAAACTGAATCTCTGAGTAAGAAAACTAAATCCTATGAtaactcattcattccttcctttgtttattgcaatattcaTCATAAGcttatgatgtgccaggcactaagtAGGCACTCAGGAAATAACAGACGTGTGACGTTCTGCCTTTGTGGAGCATATGTTATAGTGAGAAAGACAGAATCAGTTCTAACCTGATGACTACCAACGTTAGGCAAGGAGGAAGCAGGTGTTAGGAAGATTGTTCAAGGACTGTGCCAAAGATGAAGCCCATAATATTTGAAAGTGAGTTTCTTCAATCACTTTCTGTATTAAGGTTCTTTCTCCCTGTGTTCCACCCTCCTGCTTGTCACCTTCACTCGTCAGCTGACCATGTTGCCTCCTATGGTGTGAACTTCTACCAGTCTCACGGTCCCTCTGGCCAGTACACCCATGAATTTGATGGAGACGAGGAGTTCTACGTGGACCTGGAGACGAAAGAGACTGTCTGGCAGTTGCCTATGTTTAGCAAATTTATAAGTTTTGACCCGCAGAGTGCACTGAGAAATATGGCTGTGGGAAAACACACCTTGGAATTCATGATGAGACAGTCCAACTCTACCGCTGCCACCAATGGTATGTGTCCACCATTCCGCCTCTCTTTACTGAAACTAATCTTTCATACCAAGTTTTACTCCCTTCTTCTCAAGAGATTTCCAGATCTTCTCATGGTAATTGCTGAAATTTTATCATCTCCCATCTCTAAAATCACATATTCCCATGTAATACAAGGGTCTTTCCATTATGTATTAATTCCTACTTTATTAAACATGCCCACAGAGAGAAGGGCACAGGAATAAAGCAGAGGCAATGTGTCGTTGCTCCCAAGCAGAAGGTAAATAAGACCTCTTTGACTATCAGGTGGTGAAATGCTGGTAAGAGGGCTCTTCCAGGATGTAATGCAGAAGCTCATGGCAGAGCTATTCACACTTCACATCAGTGCTGTTTCCTCACCACAGAGGTTCCTGAGGTCACAGTGTTTTCCAAGTTTCCTGTGACGCTGGGTCAGCCCAACACCCTCATCTGTCTTGTGGACAACATCTTTCCTCCTGTGGTCAACATCACCTGGCTGAGCAATGGGCACTCAGTCACAGAAGGTGTTTCTGAGACCAGCTTCCTCTCCAAGAGTGATCATTCCTTCTTCAAGATCAGTTACCTCACCTTCCTCCCTTCTGCTGATGAGATTTATGACTGCAAGGTGGAGCACTGGGGCCTGGACGAGCCTCTTCTGAAACACTGGGGTAAGGATGAGTTCCACCACTTCATGGGTTTCTAATAACAGACTTCACTCTTCTCCCTAAGCCTGGGGCCTTGAGTCTTGCAGAGCCAGCcctccaccccatcccatcccacacacatgcacatgagcACACTGCACATTCTGACCTCAACAGCTCCACTTTCACAGAGCCTGAGATTCCAGCCCCTATGTCAGAGCTCACAGAGACTTTGGTCTGCGCCCTGGGGTTGTCTGTGGGCCTcatgggcattgtggtgggcactGTCTTCATCATCCAAGGCCTGCGTTCAGTTGATGCTTCCAGACACCAAGGGCTCTTATGAATCTCATCCTGAAAGGAAGGTAAGATTGAGATTTGTTGGAGCTGAAACCTCAGTATGAGAGGGAGGAAAGTGGGAGGGGGTTGTGGACATGAATGTGGTTGAAAGTTGTAGGCGAATTGGGAAGTGGCATGATGATCACACAGGAGGCCCCTCAGACCCATCGATCTCATGTCTGTCCTGTTGCAGGTGCATCACCATCTACAGGAGAAGAAGAATGGACTTGCTAAATGACCTAGCACTATTCTCTGGCCTGATTTATCATatcccttttctcctccaaatgtTTCTTCTCTCACCTCTTCTCTGGGACTTAAGGTGCTATATTCCCTCAGAGCTCACAAATGCCTTTCAATTCTTTCCCTGACCtcctttcctgaatttttttattttctcaaatgttaCCTACTAAGGGATGCCTGAGTAAGCCACTCAGCTACCTAATTCCTCAATGACCTTTATCTAAAATCTCCATGGAAGCAATAAATTCCCTTTTGATGCCTCTATTGAATTTTTCCCATCTTTCATCTCAGGGCTGACTGAGAGCATAACTTAGAATGGGTGACTCTTATGTTTTAGGCCAATTTCATGTCATTCCCCAGATCATATTTCATGTCCAGTAACACAGGAGCAACCAAGTACAGTGTATCCTGATAATTTGTTGATTTCTTAACTGgtgttaatatttctttcttccttttgttcctaccCTTGGCCACTGCCACCCACCCCTCAATTCAGGTACCAACGAACCCTCTGCCCTTGGCTCAGAATGGTTAtagcagaaatacaaaaaaaaaaaaaaaaagtctgtactaATTTCAATATGGCTCTTAAAAGGAATGACAGAGAAATAGGATACAAGAATTTTGAATCTCAAAAGTtatcaaaagtaaaaaattttgTTACCAAAAGTCAAACTGCATTCTCAAAACTTTAAATTTGTGAAGAATGACAACAGTAGAAGctttcctctccccttctcaCCTTGAGGAGATAAAAATTCTCTAGGCAGGAAAAGAAATGGAAGCCAGTtagaaaaacattgaaataaggccaggcacggtggctcacacctataatcccaacactttgggaggccaaagtgggcagatcacttgtggtcaggacttggagaccagcctggccaacgtggttacaccctctctctactaaaaatacaaaaattagctgggcatggtggtgggcacctgtaatcccagctactcaggaggctgaagcaggagaatcgcttgaacctgggaggtggaggttgcaataagattgtgccactgcactccagcctgggcaacagaatgaaactccatctcaaaaataaataaatacatataaataaattttttaaaaaagaaaaatattaaaataaggcaATAATATAAGTGGGTATCTGAAAAGGAACAAATGCTTGTTCCTTACTTAGGGTTAGTGACAATGGAAAACAGATAGAAGTAGAAGCTACAGACCCATTTAGGGGCCCCAGCCCCCTGCTCCTCCCCCTTCCTGGCTAAGGAAAGCATGAGCCTATGAGAGAGAAATCCTAGGAAGAACAAGACAGTTGAGACAATGTAGCAGCAGTAGTGGGTGTTGTGTCCTACACTGGATTCGTGGTCTCCTAATAGAAAATCTCTCAGAGGAAATGGGTCCACAGAGACCTGAGGGCTCTAAACAGCTATGAAATCTGCCAGGATATTTCTGTCCATGCTATCTGCATCAGTGAGTTTAAAAtgtaataggagaaaaaaaagagacaaaacatTAACATAATAATTGATACAGCATAGTTTTGTACAAAGAAACCTAAATCCAAATACTTGACTCAGTATTTTGAagctaatattttaaactttactgGGTAAAGTATCTGATTGACATTTCTGAACCTTATTTTTCTCATCCACAATGTGGGAGTGATAATATTTTCCTTGCAGAGTTATTGACAGAATTTGAATAATCTTGGTATATAGACAGTGCCTTACAcgtagtatataaatatataagaaaacacTGCAGTTATGTTTATAATGGATTTATTAAAAAGAATGGATCATATTATATGAAAAGTACATTTGTTTTCCTTAGCCCTTTAGTGATTTAGGAGATTCAAGCGTAGACGTAAAAGTGAGTTTCTTTTCATATGTTAACtggaggatttttttctttcttgagaggctgagattgGGTTGATAAGAGAACTCTTAGGACAAGAAGTTGTAATATTTGACTTCGGTTTTTAACTCTCTAAGGGGTATATTCCCTCCTTATGGCCCATAAATTTTAAGTCAAGGTGAATTATATGCAACAGCAGTTTATCCATATTTACtttggggaggaggtggggagactccgggagaaaataattataaatgcagACTGGGAATTAGTAAGTGCAGGGAATCTGAACCAGTGGTGATCATGAAAACGTCCATCacagaacacagaggatttttagggcaatgaaactacTCTATTTGATACCACAATGGTGAATAAATATCATTATGCGCTTGCccaaatccatagaatgtacaacaccaagaatgaaccttaatataaactatggactttgggtgataatgatgtgtcagtgtaagTTCATAAGTTGTAGCAAATGTACCTCTGTCGTGGAGGATGTTACTAgtgggggaggctatgcatgtgtgggaaCAGAGAGCATATGGGATACATCTATCTGTACTCTACAATTTTTCTGggaacctaaaacttctctaaaataaactctattaaaaaaaaagaaaagaaaaggtcaaCAATAATGatcccaaatatataaaattaaaactgtagTATAAAAATGGTCACATGAAAATGCATGAATGTGCTAAGAACTTTTCTGCAAtaggatttaaaataaattttatataaatttcaatGATTCATGAGCCAAGAACCCAGCATTCTGGaggtgtgtgcatttgtgtgtgtgtgtgtgtgtgcgtgtgtgtgtgtaaggctTACATTGAATGGCATTATAACCAGAGTCATACAGAAATACACAAATGCTCCCCTATTTAGAATCCTTCCCCAAGAAATACTGAGGAAAGCAAATATAATGGTAGTTGGATTTTACTGAAAGAATgtattcaaaaagtatttatataatgttaaaatagcatagttaaaattagttttataaaatagagCAAATATATCTTTTTATCAGCTAAAAGTTCAAAGTGaaatcatcattattatattattatattattattataaacagTTATAAATCAGGCTGcatgattttaaattaaatgattattaaaaattgTTATCTGAATTATTTCAGATTACATACATAAAGTATGACTTCATTAATAGGTAATATCACATTGttcaaattttacaaaatttccagtcacaatggttcatgcctgtaatctcagcacaagGTGAGGGTCCCTTaaagcccaggagatggagaccagtctgtagtcccagctagtagggaggctgaggcaggaggattgctgcttgagcccaggagttcaaggctgcagtgagctaggactgactgcaccactgcactcgctccagcctgggcaacacagcgagaccccgtctctaaaaataaataaataaatgaatgaatgaataaataaaaattacaaaacgtAAAAATCACGTAAAATATTTCAGGTTTGTACTTACCACATACAAACTAGAGATATGAAGAATTAAACATTACAAATAAAGCACTTCACACACAGACTGGCCCATAGTAAGCAGTTTATAGAAATTAACAAAtttgtgttattgttattttctggAGTCCAAGACAAAATCCCATGATGAATGACACCACAAGGATGTAAGCAACAAAATTCAGAATATGAGAAGTTCTACtagattaaataaaaagatttctcCAGCAAACAATttgcaaaaaaagttaaaaatagagaaaagaaaagctatacACTtgaaaaagactgaagaaataTAGTAACCAAATGCTGAGCTTTGTCTAGATTC
This DNA window, taken from Homo sapiens chromosome 6 genomic scaffold, GRCh38.p14 alternate locus group ALT_REF_LOCI_5 HSCHR6_MHC_MCF_CTG1, encodes the following:
- the HLA-DQA2 gene encoding HLA class II histocompatibility antigen, DQ alpha 2 chain precursor (The RefSeq protein has 1 substitution compared to this genomic sequence) — protein: MILNKALLLGALALTAVMSPCGGEDIVADHVASYGVNFYQSHGPSGQYTHEFDGDEEFYVDLETKETVWQLPMFSKFISFDPQSALRNMAVGKHTLEFMMRQSNSTAATNEVPEVTVFSKFPVTLGQPNTLICLVDNIFPPVVNITWLSNGHSVTEGVSETSFLSKSDHSFFKISYLTFLPSADEIYDCKVEHWGLDEPLLKHWEPEIPAPMSELTETLVCALGLSVGLMGIVVGTVFIIQGLRSVGASRHQGLL